TGCTGTTCGCGCTGCGGCCGTTCCTGCTGCGCCGGCTCCGCGAGCGGACCGAGCTGGTCGAGACCAACTCCGCCGCCCTCGTCGGGCGGCCGGCCGTGGTGGTCGCCCCGACCGACGGCGTCGGTGGCCGCGTGAAGCTGGCGGGCGAGGTCTGGTCGGCGCGCGCGGAGGACGTCGGCGTGTCGTTCCCGACCGGGACGGAGGTCCGCGTGACGCGGATCGACGGGGCGACGGCGGTGATCGCGGCCGTGCCCCGGGTGGCGGGCCCGGCGGGAGGCACGACGCCCGGGACCGCCGACGGCCCGGCCGGGGGCCCGCTGCCCGGGACGCCCGCCGGGGCCTGACGGCTCCGCACGCACTGCACGGACCTCGACGGCCGCCGGGCACGCCCGGTGGCCGGGGGAGGCGGTGGCCGACCGGCCGCCGCGGAGCACGACGACGGCCCGAGCGGGCCGAGGTGGGAGGACGGCTGTGGACGACCCGAACATCGGCACGATCGTGGGGTGGGCGTTCATCGCCGTCCTGGCGATCTTCGTGGTGGTGACCCTGGTCCGCGCCGTGCGGATCGTGCCGCAGACCGTCGCGCTGCTCGTCGAGCGCCTCGGCCGGTACCACCGCACGATGGACGCCGGCCTGCACCTGATC
This is a stretch of genomic DNA from Cellulomonas sp. ES6. It encodes these proteins:
- a CDS encoding NfeD family protein, whose protein sequence is MGWLWWLGGALLLGVAEMFTLDLIFLMLAGGALAGTIAAAFGAPLAVQIVTAAVASLLLLFALRPFLLRRLRERTELVETNSAALVGRPAVVVAPTDGVGGRVKLAGEVWSARAEDVGVSFPTGTEVRVTRIDGATAVIAAVPRVAGPAGGTTPGTADGPAGGPLPGTPAGA